In the genome of Aspergillus luchuensis IFO 4308 DNA, chromosome 2, nearly complete sequence, one region contains:
- a CDS encoding uncharacterized protein (COG:Q;~EggNog:ENOG410PV0G;~InterPro:IPR001128,IPR017972,IPR002401,IPR036396;~PFAM:PF00067;~TransMembrane:1 (i7-30o);~go_function: GO:0005506 - iron ion binding [Evidence IEA];~go_function: GO:0016705 - oxidoreductase activity, acting on paired donors, with incorporation or reduction of molecular oxygen [Evidence IEA];~go_function: GO:0020037 - heme binding [Evidence IEA];~go_process: GO:0055114 - oxidation-reduction process [Evidence IEA]), producing MTILIQILAATPMTSAGIFLALTLTIYSIYQRYLHPLAKYPGPFLACLTDLWQVYQFLTLKQPYNLTELHAKYGPIVRYGPDKLSITNEGAIQAIYQKGGRGMPKTEFYDAYGAAHPNVFGMRDEEQHSIRRRHMSYGFSMSYVKEMEQYMDLNIRILRDKIGEHSAQNRIFDLKKALHYYVIDVLGELAFSQSFGVQETDDETRVPPVIEHSLLAAVTGAWPAMTATLKKYLPFVPYKPLQQLFAGRKACADLASECVRRRLGDFGGDTMSRSDDRKDVLTNLILAKHPDTGEHLTQTDLETEAFGFIIAGTHTTSATTTLLFYHLLHNPQYMEECVKEIEANLPPLTHGETAYSVSAAEAALPFLRNCIRENFRITPVFTMPLARRVMNPTGVVIEGQHIPQGTSIAVCNHAFHHNPDVWGDDHNIFNPYRWENPEIAAKARLLMHFGLGGRQCVGKTIAMTNIYKLMSTLLREFTFELADKQAQEKRLSSGNIPELISVGISDLKEPLMVRAHVRVHEKV from the exons ATGACCATCCTCATACAAATCCTTGCAGCTACTCCCATGACAAGCGCTGGTATCTTCCTAGCGCTCACTCTCACTATTTACTCCATCTACCAACGATACCTACACCCCCTTGCCAAATACCCCGGTCCATTCCTAGCATGCCTGACCGACCTCTGGCAGGTTTACCAATTTCTGACCCTCAAGCAACCATACAACCTAACAGAGCTCCATGCCAAGTATGGACCAATTGTCCGGTATGGGCCAGACAAACTCAGCATAACCAACGAAGGGGCTATCCAAGCAATCTACCAGAAAGGCGGAAGAGGAATGCCAAAAACAGAGTTCTATGATGCATACGGCGCAGCTCATCCGAATGTATTCGGTATGCGGGATGAAGAA CAACACTCCATCCGCAGACGCCACATGTCTTACGGGTTCTCGATGAGCTATGTGAAAGAGATGGAACAATACATGGACTTGAATATACGAATTCTAAGAGATAAGATCGGAGAGCATAGTGCTCAGAATCGGATATTCGACCTGAAAAAGGCCCTGCATTATTACGTGATTGACGTCCTTGGTGAGCTGGCCTTCAGTCAATCATTCGGGGTCCAGGAGACGGATGATGAGACACGAGTCCCGCCAGTCATCGAACATAGTCTGCTTGCGGCTGTTACTGGTGCCTGGCCTGCTATGACAGCAACACTGAAGAAATATCTTCCATTTGTTCCATACAAGCCCCTTCAACAGCTCTTTGCTGGCCGCAAAGCTTGTGCGGATCTCGCGTCGGAGTGTGTTCGACGTAGGTTGGGGGATTTTGGTGGAGATACGATGTCCAGAAGCGACGATAGGAAGGACGTCCTAACAAATCTGATTTTGGCTAAGCATCCTGATACTGGTGAGCATCTTACACAGACGGATCTTGAGACTGAGGCTTTTGGGTTTAT TATTGCGGGAACACATACTACGAGTGCCACGACAACTTTGTTGTTTTACCACCTGCTTCATAACCCCCAGTATATGGAGGAGTGCGTAAAGGAGATCGAGGCCAATCTGCCTCCCCTTACACACGGAGAGACAGCCTATTCTGTATCCGCCGCAGAGGCCGCCCTACCGTTCTTGCGCAACTGCATAAGGGAGAATTTCCGGATTACGCCGGTCTTCACGATGCCTCTAGCTCGGAGAGTGATGAATCCAACGGGTGTTGTAATAGAAGGACAGCATATACCACAAGGG ACATCAATCGCCGTCTGCAACCATGCATTTCATCACAATCCTGACGTCTGGGGTGACGATCACAACATCTTCAATCCATACCGATGGGAGAACCCCGAGATTGCCGCCAAGGCACGGCTGCTAATGCATTTCGGCCTTGGTGGACGTCAATGTGTTGGGAAGACCATTGCAATGACGAATATTTATAAGCTGATGAGCACATTGTTGAGGGAGTTTACTTTTGAACTTGCTGACAAGCAGGCTCAGGAAAAGCGCTTATCTAGCGGGAACATTCCGGAATTGATTAGTGTTGGAATTAGCGATCTAAAGGAGCCCTTAATGGTCAGAGCGCATGTGCGGGTGCATGAGAAAGTTTAG
- a CDS encoding uncharacterized protein (COG:S;~EggNog:ENOG410PIGJ;~InterPro:IPR036864,IPR007219,IPR001138;~PFAM:PF00172,PF04082;~TransMembrane:1 (o538-560i);~go_function: GO:0000981 - DNA-binding transcription factor activity, RNA polymerase II-specific [Evidence IEA];~go_function: GO:0003677 - DNA binding [Evidence IEA];~go_function: GO:0008270 - zinc ion binding [Evidence IEA];~go_process: GO:0006351 - transcription, DNA-templated [Evidence IEA];~go_process: GO:0006355 - regulation of transcription, DNA-templated [Evidence IEA]), which translates to MTSPGETATMSDRPHRRRRTEVACSECRYRKLKCEGTRPACARCQHRKRECRYQQPTESGIRRPKAKRGQQGLAHRIEILGDKVGHKTGSQTHSPGSLVGKTVSEDTSIDELATHAFSETSLGHVYFGSSSNYAMFRHISNAFAESALLHLTLNSHASTALQSCSMSEEKTKSTRRKLSLVKQFSISLEDIHSLPSRDEVLYLISRFSTTIGAILPYVNYEFLLDTYEKALLESHPRFQRGFLALLNVIWAHASASLQLPEAEVFYSHCAGLLDQRTLERPTFELVQTLLLKCLYEQNHQRSTLSYTTHTNCVRAALQLGFHCASIRYVRDNTPERPYQKTWMGILKNDRIMGLTQGRPFLIPYSIEKTCEIRQPAILGDISSLYLFQMTSSNTLLDDIIETLYDQNLDSGQSLDIETAINKRDNLHFHLEQWADSHPECISLLPSEVLLKSSAGSDARWAVRVLLCIQYHRLELTMNFPLMMKILERDSTKSLGNRTRQIIQRSCSQILQDDWLAIQEVQRLISLISTLQGFIDMYASWYTCNYTIFTAILHCLAIFLVRQQYPLDSEPTPTQIRQEIEACLRTMRNISRGSIVNQKADYCIQRLLVVFDALVNEPQENSGNPLDTLTTDFIFQHIKLPTEEFLNQCSRHEESEQAQLFLDIFSSIPLCE; encoded by the exons ATGACATCGCCCGGGGAAACTGCTACCATGTCAGATCGCCCACATCGCAGACGACGAACCGAGGTTGCCTGTTCGGAATGCCGATACAGGAAGCTAAAG TGTGAGGGAACAAGGCCGGCGTGTGCTCGATGTCAGCATAGGAAGAGAGAGTGCAGGTATCAGCAGCCTACAGAGTCTGGGATCCGACGTCCGAAGGCTAAGAG AGGCCAGCAGGGCTTAGCCCACCGGATTGAGATACTGGGGGATAAAGTCGGTCATAAAACCGGGTCGCAAACACATTCACCAGGTTCATTAGTTGGGAAAACAGTGAGCGAAGATACAAGTATTGATGAGCTTGCCACACATGCATTCTCTGAGACGTCTCTTGGCCATGTCTACTTTG GGTCTAGTTCGAACTACGCCATGTTTAGGCATATCTCAAACGCATTCGCAGAAAGCGCTCTCCTACACCTCACGCTAAACAGTCATGCATCTACCGCTCTTCAAAGCTGCAGCATGTCAGAAGAAAAAACGAAGTCAACTAGGAGGAAATTATCATTAGTAAAGCAGTTCTCAATCTCTCTGGAAGATATACACTCCCTTCCGTCTAGAGATGAGGTACTGTACCTTATTAGTCGCTTTTCCACAACAATCGGTGCTATTCTTCCATATGTCAACTATGAATTTCTGTTAGATACCTATGAAAAAGCTCTTCTTGAAAGCCATCCAAGATTCCAAAGAGGCTTTTTGGCTCTTCTGAATGTGATTTGGGCACATGCATCTGCGTCCCTGCAGCTTCCGGAGGCAGAGGTATTCTACAGCCATTGCGCAGGTCTTCTCGACCAGCGAACACTGGAGAGACCAACTTTTGAACTAG TCCAGACATTACTGCTAAAGTGTCTTTACGAGCAGAACCATCAGAGGTCTACATTGAGTTATACAACCCATACAAACTGTGTCAGAGCAGCATTGCAGTTGGGCTTTCATTGTGCCTCTATCCGGTATGTTCGTGATAACACACCTGAACGGCCGTACCAGAAGACCTGGATGGGTATTTTGAAAAACGATAG GATCATGGGGTTGACCCAAGGGAGGCCATTTCTTATACCTTACTCTATTGAAAAGACCTGCGAAATAAGACAGCCCGCAATACTAGGGGATATAAGCTCCCTTTATCTGTTTCAAATGAC TTCCTCTAACACACTCCTGGACGACATAATTGAAACACTGTACGATCAAAATTTGGACTCGGGCCAATCTCTCGACATAGAGACAGCCATAAACAAGCGTGATAATCTACACTTCCACCTCGAACAATGGGCCGACAGCCATCCTGAGTGTATTTCCCTGCTCCCGAGTGAAGTGTTACTGAAAAGTTCAGCGGGCTCAGATGCTCGCTGGGCCGTACGGGTACTCCTATGCATACAATACCATAGGCTGGAATTGACCATGAACTTCCCTCTAATGATGAAAATCTTAGAGCGCGACTCAACAAAATCGCTTGGAAACCGTACTCGGCAAATTATTCAGCGCAGTTGCTCCCAAATCCTCCAAGACGACTGGCTTGCAATACAAGAAGTGCAGCGTTTGATATCACTCATTTCCACACTCCAGGGGTTTATAGACATGTATGCATCATGGTATACATGCAACTATACAA TATTCACagccatcctccactgcctAGCAATATTCCTCGTCCGCCAGCAATACCCCTTAGATTCGGAGCCGACGCCAACCCAGATCCGCCAGGAAATAGAAGCCTGCCTCCGCACCATGAGAAATATCAGTAGAGGAAGCATCGTGAATCAGAAGGCGGATTACTGTATTCAAAGATTACTTGTGGTGTTCGACGCCCTTG TCAACGAGCCTCAGGAAAATTCAGGTAATCCGTTAGACACATTGACCACCGATTTTATTTTCCAACATATCAAGCTCCCAACAGAGGAATTCCTCAACCAATGTAGTCGGCACGAAGAGTCAGAGCAAGCTCAGTTGTTTTTGGATATCTTTTCGAGCATTCCGCTTTGTGAATGA
- a CDS encoding uncharacterized protein (COG:H;~EggNog:ENOG410PHQP;~InterPro:IPR000860,IPR036803,IPR022419,IPR022418, IPR022417;~PFAM:PF03900,PF01379;~go_function: GO:0004418 - hydroxymethylbilane synthase activity [Evidence IEA];~go_process: GO:0018160 - peptidyl-pyrromethane cofactor linkage [Evidence IEA];~go_process: GO:0033014 - tetrapyrrole biosynthetic process [Evidence IEA]) → MSQNTPATVQELRLGTRNSKLALVQAEHVSKELTRAHPGVQFPWQTVVVRGDVDKSSPFLKFAGPSDAAKNIWTEEMETKLCAGELDLLVHCLKDMPTRLPENCTLGAIVYREDPTDALVMKEGLRSQYTDLSQLPPGSVVGTSSTRRKALLRYRYPHLKVEECRGNLGTRLRKLDDPEGPFSAIILATAGMVRINLEDRITKRLPPSEFPYAVGQGALGIEIRKQDTQTETMVRKIEDLLTRRICLAERSLLRTLQGGCSSPVAVQCTVEQAPTASSAARLRLDGTIIHPHGTTLLSEQTTAEVGTDEDAEALGAAVAQLLLKNGGQALLEEIRLLQETISTDAK, encoded by the exons ATGTCACAGAATACACCAGCCACAGTACAGGAGCTGCGCCTGGGCACCCGCAATTCCAAACTGGCATTAGTACAAGCAGAACATGTCTCCAAGGAATTGACCCGTGCCCACCCCGGTGTCCAGTTTCCCTGGCAAACCGTGGTGGTTCGTGGCGATGTTGACAAGAGCAGTCCTTTTTTGAAGTTTGCAGGACCATCTGATGCAGCAAAGAACATTTGGACCGAAGAGATGGAAACCAAGCTGTGCGCAGGAGAGCTGGACCTCCTCGTGCATTGCCTGAAAGATATGCCGACGCGCCTACCAGAGAACTGCACACTGGGGGCTATTGTTTATCGGGAGGATCCCACCGATGCGTTGGTGATGAAGGAGGGGCTGCGGTCGCAGTATACGGATCTGAGTCAATTGCCCCCCGGCTCCGTGGTGGGCACTAGTTCCACTAGACGGAAAGCCCTACTTCGATACAGATACCCACACTTGAAAGTAGAGGAATGCCGTGGCAATCT CGGAACGCGACTGCGTAAGCTAGATGACCCAGAAGGTCCATTTTcggccatcatcctggcCACGGCTGGTATGGTCCGCATCAATCTAGAAGACCGCATCACCAAGCGCTTACCTCCCTCGGAATTCCCGTATGCTGTCGGTCAGGGCGCCCTGGGCATTGAAATCCGCAAGCAGGATACTCAGACAGAGACCATGGTTCGCAAAATCGAAGACCTGCTTACCAGACGGATCTGTTTGGCAGAGCGCTCACTGCTGCGCACTCTTCAGGGTGGCTGTTCGTCTCCAGTTGCAGTACAATGCACTGTCGAGCAGGCACCGACAGCTTCCTCGGCAGCTCGATTGCGACTAGATGGTACTATTATTCATCCCCATGGGACAACATTGCTATCCGAACAGACGACAGCGGAAGTGGGAAcggatgaggatgctgaGGCGCTGGGTGCTGCAGTGGCTCAGCTTTTGTTAAAAAATGGCGGGCAAGCTTTGTTGGAAGAAATTCGGTTGCTACAAGAGACGATATCGACCGACGCAAAATAG
- a CDS encoding uncharacterized protein (COG:S;~EggNog:ENOG410PUNS;~InterPro:IPR001810;~go_function: GO:0005515 - protein binding [Evidence IEA]) produces MVPRSRGNTAETLTSLPIKLLATIVSYLPNRDIKSLRLSSQLLHEIAHLRIERVFLSADQRNLDVFRAVADHEVFRQHIQEIIWDDTRLLLPPRFSVLDYGRNPREQGSCAGAELWYINACRENIADLRRYQTDSTGLAGSIERAEQDVASTVWLKESLALYEKLSREQKENIRINADVEAFEYGLKQFPALKRVTVTPVTHARIFHPLYQTPMIRTFPPGFNYPIPCGWPTHKENHPDISVWSDLHELWKDRWRGVRAALHVLARDREHHNVSELLFDVNQLNTGINGTILEQPCEELLNLLSILKQPGFKRLDLAIICPNQHERGWPIFCNGNLRDVLRVAVDLEHFSFKANVSVLQENSSSDIYFSNIRLDTVFPVGQ; encoded by the coding sequence ATGGTACCCAGATCGAGAGGGAACACAGCCGAAACTCTTACGAGCCTTCCAATCAAGTTACTTGCGACGATTGTATCTTATCTACCCAACCGTGATATAAAGTCTTTACGCCTGTCGTCCCAGCTTCTGCACGAAATTGCGCACTTACGTATTGAACGTGTCTTCTTATCCGCTGACCAACGTAATCTTGATGTCTTCCGTGCGGTTGCCGACCACGAAGTCTTTCGCCAGCACATCCAAGAAATTATCTGGGATGACACGCGGCTGTTACTCCCACCCCGATTTTCGGTGCTAGACTACGGACGAAATCCACGAGAGCAAGGCTCCTGTGCAGGAGCTGAGCTCTGGTACATCAATGCTTGCCGAGAGAATATTGCGGATTTGCGGAGGTACCAGACCGACTCTACGGGGTTGGCGGGTAGCATAGAGCGGGCCGAGCAAGATGTTGCTTCCACGGTATGGCTGAAAGAATCCTTAGCTCTCTATGAGAAATTGAGTAGGGAACAGAAAGAGAACATTCGAATTAACGCCGACGTGGAAGCCTTCGAGTATGGGCTGAAGCAATTTCCGGCCCTAAAACGAGTCACAGTTACACCTGTTACCCATGCACGAATCTTCCACCCTCTTTATCAGACACCCATGATTCGCACGTTCCCGCCCGGTTTTAATTATCCTATCCCGTGCGGATGGCCGACACACAAGGAGAATCATCCAGACATTTCTGTGTGGTCTGATTTGCATGAGCTCTGGAAGGACAGATGGCGTGGAGTTCGGGCTGCACTACATGTGCTGGCAAGGGATAGGGAGCATCACAACGTCTCTGAGCTCCTTTTTGATGTGAACCAACTGAACACAGGGATCAATGGCACGATCTTGGAACAACCCTGTGAGGAGCTTCTGAACCTTTTAAGCATTCTTAAGCAGCCAGGCTTCAAGCGACTTGATCTTGCTATTATATGCCCCAACCAACATGAACGTGGATGGCCTATTTTCTGCAACGGAAATCTGCGAGACGTATTGAGAGTTGCGGTAGATTTAGAGCACTTCAGCTTCAAAGCCAATGTGTCTGTGCTGCAGGAAAACTCGTCTAGTGATATTTACTTTTCGAATATTCGACTTGATACCGTCTTTCCTGTCGGCCAATGA
- a CDS encoding FAD-binding oxidoreductase (COG:C;~EggNog:ENOG410PNQE;~InterPro:IPR016166,IPR016169,IPR036318,IPR006094;~PFAM:PF01565;~SECRETED:SignalP(1-16);~go_function: GO:0016491 - oxidoreductase activity [Evidence IEA];~go_function: GO:0050660 - flavin adenine dinucleotide binding [Evidence IEA];~go_function: GO:0071949 - FAD binding [Evidence IEA];~go_process: GO:0055114 - oxidation-reduction process [Evidence IEA]), with translation MIAAALLLAAVVPVLAAPNTDAVSVCQHLHTVYPQYTVWDPTGTYATETFWNQSYYSNAVKEYWNGVNADNRPACAFFPATAQQVSVAVQQLNKYPTAPFALKAGGHNFNVGFSSTNGGVLISFNENMSSTTRNSDGQSFDIGPGARWGDVYAVTQKTNQVVGLACDNVVNFEVVLGNGTIVNANSTSNPDLWWALRGGGNRFGIVTKFTLKAHPLGDNGQVWGGIRSYTADKREQIFEALSNFTSEYPDAKAAIIPTFDFGLPGALVSNPGIFFFYDGAKPSANAFAGFEDIEPFIDSTKTTSYTDLTNAVGGAKIYGINAAIHVNAFPNMPSQQMTQLFETHWTTYQSMIKNDSSRNLDFQLGTFTPQPLSVRIARASQNAGGNALGLDPANGDRIWVENDLIWVNPVCNDACPEYLREVGDTLKEAFNNTLLGTKPTHYQSGDVDWISSNPLFMNDAADYQDVYGSYGPTNKARLASIAKAYDPTGFMFRQGGWSF, from the exons ATGATAGcagctgctcttcttctggccgCAGTGGTCCCTGTTCTGGCAGCCCCGAACACCGACGCTGTGTCCGTTTGCCAACACCTACACACGGTTTACCCCCAATACACCGTCTGGGACCCCACAGGCACCTACGCAACTGAGACATTCTGGAACCAGTCCTACTACAGCAATGCAGTCAAGGAGTACTGGAACGGTGTGAACGCTGACAACCGTCCAGCCTGCGCCTTCTTCCCTGCCACCGCGCAACAGGTCTCCGTTGCAGTTCAGCAGCTGAACAAATACCCCACAGCACCCTTTGCACTTAAAGCAGGTGGACACAACTTCAATGTGGGATTTTCCAGTACTAATGGAGGCGTTCTTATCTCGTTCAACGAGAATATGTCCTCAACCACCCGCAACTCGGACGGTCAGAGCTTCGACATCGGTCCGGGAGCACGATGGGGTGATGTCTACGCCGTCACGCAGAAGACAAACCAAGTCGTG GGTCTAGCATGCGACAATGTCGTCAACTTCGAAGTGGTCCTAGGCAATGGCACCATTGTCAACGCAAACAGCACCTCCAACCCAGATCTCTGGTGGGCCTTGCGCGGAGGCGGCAACCGCTTTGGCATCGTCACAAAGTTCACACTCAAGGCCCATCCACTCGGCGACAACGGACAAGTCTGGGGCGGCATTCGCTCCTATACTGCTGACAAACGCGAGCAAATATTTGAAGCGCTCTCCAACTTCACCAGCGAGTACCCAGACGCCAAAGCCGCCATCATCCCGACCTTCGACTTTGGCCTGCCCGGAGCCCTGGTCTCCAACCCCggtattttcttcttctacgaCGGAGCCAAACCCAGCGCCAACGCCTTTGCCGGATTTGAAGATATTGAACCTTTCATTGACTCTACCAAGACTACATCCTACACCGATCTAACGAACGCGGTAGGCGGAGCCAAAATCTACGGCATCAACGCCGCCATCCACGTTAATGCCTTCCCCAACATGCCGTCCCAGCAGATGACCCAGCTGTTTGAGACCCATTGGACTACGTACCAATCTATGATCAAGAATGATTCCTCCCGGAACTTGGACTTTCAACTCGGGACCTTTACCCCGCAGCCGCTGTCGGTGCGTATTGCTCGTGCTTCTCAGAACGCTGGTGGTAATGCTCTCGGTTTGGACCCTGCCAACGGTGATCGTATCTGGGTCGAGAATGACTTGATCTGGGTTAATCCAGTCTGCAATGATGCTTGTCCTGAGTACTTGCGCGAGGTTGGGGATACATTGAAGGAGGCGTTTAATAACACGCTGCTGGGAACAAAGCCGACGCACTATCAGTCGGGTGATGTTGATTGGATCTC CTCCAATCCCCTATTTATGAACGATGCCGCCGACTACCAGGATGTGTATGGCAGTTATGGACCTACGAACAAGGCGAGATTGGCGAGCATCGCTAAGGCGTATGATCCAACTGGATTCATGTTCCGTCAGGGCGGATGGTCGTTCTGA